The Punica granatum isolate Tunisia-2019 chromosome 4, ASM765513v2, whole genome shotgun sequence genome has a window encoding:
- the LOC116205291 gene encoding probable mediator of RNA polymerase II transcription subunit 26b, with the protein MAGKSKPLDHWRSYFRAANCDIFDIIDRAIAVAAADCPQEFRLRRDRIAERLFACRLARCSGCDRVELAIPVGEDEEEEGRDGCGAKPSGSVSAGKSGSKESKVTSSRRDDDREQQGELFVSNFSYGEAEALTDEIEEESKVVEEVLRIKELLVNSQEQSESLLYESLRRLQLMALTVGTLKETGIGKAVNRLRKHGSKDISSLVQTLISGWKAMVDDYYNTAPTVAEPESTPDSVKNPSTIDDDEEEEEEEGLPSPPMDEGAFFATQTGPIELSQFFDGMDDDGNPRTSGEFIKNRENGRRQSMSMEKQKPRQTISPVNKERGPQIKKRENVMMPNRPANDNPRPMRRSEPSPEQKFKKETKPQQKRSDAAVVQKRQLGNPQGEMMPSDEVSKQMKLEATKRRLQESYQQVEKAKKQRTIQVMDLHDLPKQKAAPKNFYPRPGMQNRNWANGRR; encoded by the exons ATGGCCGGTAAATCTAAGCCGCTGGACCACTGGAGGAGCTACTTCCGGGCGGCGAACTGCGACATCTTCGACATAATAGACCGGGCGATCGCCGTCGCGGCGGCTGACTGCCCGCAGGAGTTCCGGCTGAGGAGGGATCGAATCGCCGAGCGGCTTTTCGCTTGTAGATTGGCCCGGTGCTCGGGCTGCGACCGGGTCGAGCTGGCCATCCCTGTCGGggaggacgaggaggaggaaggcCGGGATGGCTGCGGGGCGAAGCCGAGCGGGTCCGTGTCCGCCGGGAAGAGCGGAAGCAAGGAGAGCAAAGTAACCAGCAGCAGGAGGGATGATGATCGGGAGCAGCAGGGAGAGCTGTTCGTTAGCAATTTCAGCTACGGCGAGGCCGAGGCATTGACCGATGAGATCGAGGAGGAGTCCAAGGTTGTCGAGGAAGTGCTGAGGATTAAGGAGCTTCTCGTCAACAGCCAAGAACAA TCGGAATCACTGCTCTATGAATCACTGAGGAGGCTCCAGTTGATGGCTCTGACTGTCGGAACACTGAAA GAAACTGGGATCGGAAAAGCTGTTAACCGTCTCCGGaaacacgggtccaaggataTCAGTAGCCTCGTGCAAACTCTTATCTC AGGATGGAAGGCTATGGTGGATGACTATTATAACACTGCCCCAACTGTTGCTG AGCCTGAGAGCACTCCCGACTCTGTGAAAAACCCATCAACTatcgatgatgatgaagaagaagaagaagaagaaggattgCCCTCTCCTCCTATGGATGAAGGGGCCTTCTTTGCTACTCAAACCGGTCCGATTGAGCTCTCTCAG TTCTTCGATGGAATGGACGATGATGGAA ATCCACGAACCAGTGGGGAATTCATCAAGAACCGAGAAAATGGACGGAGACAATCCATGTCCATGGAAAAGCAGAAGCCCCGACAAACCATTTCACCTGTGAATAAGGAGAGGGGCCCACAAATCAAGAAGCGGGAAAATGTCATGATGCCCAACAGGCCTGCCAATGACAACCCGAGGCCGATGAGACGAAGCGAACCTAGTCCAGAGCAAAAGTTCAAGAAGGAAACAAAGCCTCAGCAGAAAAGATCGGATGCTGCTGTTGTCCAAAAGAGGCAACTTGGGAATCCGCAAGGC GAAATGATGCCTTCGGATGAAGTTTCAAAGCAGATGAAGCTCGAAGCTACCAAGAGAAGGCTCCAAGAAAGTTACCAACAAGTGGAGAAAG CCAAGAAGCAGCGGACGATACAAGTAATGGATTTGCACGACCTCCCAAAACAGAAAGCTGCGCCCAAGAATTTCTATCCAAGACCCGGGATGCAGAACAGGAACTGGGCGAACGGGAGGAGGTAG